The following coding sequences are from one Humulus lupulus chromosome X, drHumLupu1.1, whole genome shotgun sequence window:
- the LOC133807278 gene encoding regulatory-associated protein of TOR 1-like isoform X2 — protein sequence MKLLESYGRVEELGFFASLKEQYEILIHHFIQLHDWVASSSSGSTRDCILLGACEAHETLPQSAEFPADVFTSCLTTPIKMALRWFCRRSLLHESLDESLIDKIPGRQNDRKTLLGELNWIFTAVTNTVAWNVLPHGMHETWLLRYAFLSFRHWLKILLQSSRCICSVLLLGFFFLIEEPYCFGVVIMLLCIVIFEFYLLLVMMALYLYSVEVRLSLRLPLQLSLLFG from the exons ATGAAACTTTTAGAGAG TTATGGCCGGGTTGAAGAGTTGGGGTTTTTTGCCAGTTTAAAGGAGCAGTATGAAATCTTAATTCATCATTTCATACAG CTTCATGATTGGGTTGCTTCTAGCTCCTCTGGATCCACAAGGGATTGCATTCTACTTGGAGCTTGTGAAGCACATGAGACTCTTCCACAAAGTGCTGAATTTCCTGCAGATGTGTTTACGTCTTGTCTCACAACACCTATTAAGATGGCTTTGAGATG GTTTTGCAGACGCTCATTACTACATGAATCTCTTGATGAGTCGCTAATTGATAAAATCCCGGGCCGCCAAAATGACCGCAAAACACTTTTGGGGGAATTAAATTGGATTTTCACTGCAGTGACTAATACCGTTGCATGGAACGTTCTGCCACATG GGATGCATGAGACATGGCTGCTGAGATATGCCTTTCTCAGCTTCCGTCATTGGTTGAAGATCCTACTGCAGAGTTCCAGGTGCATCTGTAGTGTTTTATTATTGGGTTTCTTCTTCTTGATTGAGGAGCCTTATTGTTTTGGTGTGGTAATTATGTTGTTAtgcattgttatttttgaattttaCCTTTTGTTGGTGATGATGGCTTTGTATTTATACAGCGTGGAGGTCAGACTGTCTCTAAGATTACCCTTGCAATTGTCTCTATTGTTTGGTTAG
- the LOC133807278 gene encoding regulatory-associated protein of TOR 1-like isoform X3, producing MKLLESYGRVEELGFFASLKEQYEILIHHFIQLHDWVASSSSGSTRDCILLGACEAHETLPQSAEFPADVFTSCLTTPIKMALRWFCRRSLLHESLDESLIDKIPGRQNDRKTLLGELNWIFTAVTNTVAWNVLPHGMHETWLLRYAFLSFRHWLKILLQSSSVEVRLSLRLPLQLSLLFG from the exons ATGAAACTTTTAGAGAG TTATGGCCGGGTTGAAGAGTTGGGGTTTTTTGCCAGTTTAAAGGAGCAGTATGAAATCTTAATTCATCATTTCATACAG CTTCATGATTGGGTTGCTTCTAGCTCCTCTGGATCCACAAGGGATTGCATTCTACTTGGAGCTTGTGAAGCACATGAGACTCTTCCACAAAGTGCTGAATTTCCTGCAGATGTGTTTACGTCTTGTCTCACAACACCTATTAAGATGGCTTTGAGATG GTTTTGCAGACGCTCATTACTACATGAATCTCTTGATGAGTCGCTAATTGATAAAATCCCGGGCCGCCAAAATGACCGCAAAACACTTTTGGGGGAATTAAATTGGATTTTCACTGCAGTGACTAATACCGTTGCATGGAACGTTCTGCCACATG GGATGCATGAGACATGGCTGCTGAGATATGCCTTTCTCAGCTTCCGTCATTGGTTGAAGATCCTACTGCAGAGTTCCAG CGTGGAGGTCAGACTGTCTCTAAGATTACCCTTGCAATTGTCTCTATTGTTTGGTTAG
- the LOC133807278 gene encoding regulatory-associated protein of TOR 1-like isoform X4 — MKLLESYGRVEELGFFASLKEQYEILIHHFIQLHDWVASSSSGSTRDCILLGACEAHETLPQSAEFPADVFTSCLTTPIKMALRWFCRRSLLHESLDESLIDKIPGRQNDRKTLLGELNWIFTAVTNTVAWNVLPHEAVQARFVSR; from the exons ATGAAACTTTTAGAGAG TTATGGCCGGGTTGAAGAGTTGGGGTTTTTTGCCAGTTTAAAGGAGCAGTATGAAATCTTAATTCATCATTTCATACAG CTTCATGATTGGGTTGCTTCTAGCTCCTCTGGATCCACAAGGGATTGCATTCTACTTGGAGCTTGTGAAGCACATGAGACTCTTCCACAAAGTGCTGAATTTCCTGCAGATGTGTTTACGTCTTGTCTCACAACACCTATTAAGATGGCTTTGAGATG GTTTTGCAGACGCTCATTACTACATGAATCTCTTGATGAGTCGCTAATTGATAAAATCCCGGGCCGCCAAAATGACCGCAAAACACTTTTGGGGGAATTAAATTGGATTTTCACTGCAGTGACTAATACCGTTGCATGGAACGTTCTGCCACATG AGGCTGTTCAGGCAAGATTTGTTAGTCGCTAG